The following DNA comes from Ornithobacterium rhinotracheale DSM 15997.
AAATCTTACTACTTTCTGTCCTTGGATTCAGTTTATTCTCTTGCCAGCAAAGCATTACAGGTGAGGGCTCTGCCGACATGGCACAAGATTACAAGGTGCAGAATTTTGATAAAATTGATGCTAAAGGAATGTTTAAAATCACTTTGATTGAAAACGATTCTGCCTACATAAGTGTACAAACTCACGAGAACTTAATCGAAAATCTTGATATAGCAACAAAAGGAAACACTCTAAATATCAAAGAGAAAAAAGATGTAGATGGTTTTGAGTCTTACAATGTGTATGTGTACTACAATCACCCAATTGAGGAAATCGATTTGGCAGGAAAAGTTTTGGCAGAATCTGCTGGAATCTTCCAAGGGAACAAATTAGACATTTCTACTCAAGATGAGGCTAAAGTAGACCAATTTAGTGTGAATTTAAAAGAATTAGAAGCTGAGGCTAAAGATAAATCTGAAATGACTATTTTGGGCGTTACTACCAAATTAAGCGTTGTGGGCAAAAATTTAAGCACGCTCAACTTTGGAAGATTAAACACCACTGTGGCTAAAATAAATCTAAGCGATGAAGCTAAAGCGATCTTAGATGTTCAGAACGAACTAAATGGAAAAATCACAAACAACACTTCGCTAGAATACAGTGGAAATCCTAAAAAGGATGTAGATGTGAAAGACAGAGCTAAAATTCAGAATAATTAATTAAATATAAAATATTATGTCAACATTAGATAGAGCAAAACTTTGGTTGAGTGAGGCTTATGATGAAGAAACTCGCCAAGCAGTACAAAAAATGATCGATGAAAACGGATCAGAATTAGAAGAATCTTTCTACAAAGATTTGGAGTTTGGTACAGGAGGAATGCGTGGCATCATGGGCGTGGGTACCAACCGATTGAACAAATATACTTTAGGTGCCGCTACACAAGGTTTGGCAAATTATTTAAAATTACAATTTCCAAACAAAGAGCTTAAAGTAGCCGTAGCACACGATGTGAGAAATAATAGTAGAAAATTCATGCAAATCGTGGCTGATGTATTATCTGCCAACGGAATTAAAACTTATATTTTTGACAATTTTCGTCCTACACCAGAGCTTTCTTTTGCGGTGAGATACCT
Coding sequences within:
- a CDS encoding GIN domain-containing protein, producing the protein MKKILLLSVLGFSLFSCQQSITGEGSADMAQDYKVQNFDKIDAKGMFKITLIENDSAYISVQTHENLIENLDIATKGNTLNIKEKKDVDGFESYNVYVYYNHPIEEIDLAGKVLAESAGIFQGNKLDISTQDEAKVDQFSVNLKELEAEAKDKSEMTILGVTTKLSVVGKNLSTLNFGRLNTTVAKINLSDEAKAILDVQNELNGKITNNTSLEYSGNPKKDVDVKDRAKIQNN